Proteins from a single region of Hypomesus transpacificus isolate Combined female chromosome 9, fHypTra1, whole genome shotgun sequence:
- the tusc2b gene encoding tumor suppressor 2, mitochondrial calcium regulator b, whose amino-acid sequence MGGSGSKNKGYWPFAGSGSVDDSTKEGNEQSLAKLRSFRNATPFVFTRRSSLYFDEDGDLAHEFYEETVVTKNGRKRAKFKRIQKNLIPQGTIKLENPCIHVDFPVVLCEV is encoded by the exons ATGGGAGGTAGTGGCTCCAAAAACAAAGGTTATTGGCCTTTCGCTGGCTCAGGAAGTGTTGATGATTCAACCAAAGAGGGAAATGAGCAGTCATTGGCAAAACTTCGAAGTTTCCGAAATGCGACTCCGTTCGTGTTTACTAGACGAAG CTCTCTATATTTTGATGAAGATGGTGACTTGGCCCATGAGTTCTACGAAGAGACAGTTGTGACAAAGAATGGCCGTAAAAGGGCTAAGTTTAAGAGGATTCAGAAAAACCTTATACCTCAG GGAACCATAAAGCTGGAGAACCCCTGCATCCATGTGGATTTTCCAGTTGTTCTCTGTGAGGTTTGA
- the LOC124471734 gene encoding ras-related protein rab7 isoform X2, producing MNQYVNKKFSNQYKATIGADFLTKEVMVDDRLVTMQIWDTAGQERFQSLGVAFYRGADCCVLVFDVTAPNTFKTLDSWRDEFLIQASPRDPENFPFVVLGNKIDLENRQVTTKRAQAWCQSKNNIPYFETSAKEAINVEQAFQTIARNALKQETEVELYNEFPEPIKLDRNERAKPSAETCSC from the exons ATGAACCAGTATGTAAATAAGAAGTTCAGTAACCAGTACAAAGCCACAATAGGAGCTGATTTCCTCACGAAAGAAGTGATGGTGGATGACAGACTTGTCACAATGCAG ATCTGGGATACAGCAGGGCAGGAGAGGTTCCAGTCACTGGGTGTGGCGTTCTACCGTGGGGCCGACTGCTGTGTGCTGGTGTTTGATGTGACGGCTCCCAATACCTTCAAGACCTTAGACAGCTGGAGAGATGAGTTCCTGATCCAGGCCAGTCCCAGAGACCCAGAGAACTTCCCCTTTGTGGTACTAGGCAACAAAATCGACCTGGAGAATAGACAG GTAACAACCAAACGAGCACAGGCCTGGTGTCAGAGCAAGAACAACATCCCTTACTTTGAGACCAGTGCCAAAGAGGCCATCAATGTGGAACAAGCTTTTCAGACTATTGCGCGTAACGCTCTGAAACAG GAAACTGAAGTGGAATTGTATAATGAGTTTCCTGAACCAATTAAGCTGGACAGGAACGAGCGAGCCAAGCCGTCTGCCGAGACCTGCAGCTGCTGA
- the hmces gene encoding abasic site processing protein HMCES isoform X2, which translates to MCGRTACTLAPDEVCRASRYRDRAGQRRQPRWKEEDSDKYRPSYNKSPQSMSPVLLSLRHFDKNAPVDECVLAAMRWGLVPSWFKESDPRKVQYNTNNCRSDTLLEKKSYKDPLLKGQRCVILADGFYEWRRQEKDKQPFFIYFPQVHKQEKTEEQEALQKENTLCSLEEDKEEWTGWKVLTIAGLFDCWMPPGGGDPLYTYTVITVDASPNLQCIHDRMPAILDGEEEIRKWLDYGEVKSLEALHLLQSKNTLTYHCVSSLVNNSRNNSPECLKPVDPQIKKFSFETYTTILGAHSQQ; encoded by the exons ATGTGCGGAAGGACCGCATGCACCCTAGCGCCAGACGAAGTTTGCCGTGCCTCTCGCTACCGAGACCGAGCGGGGCAACGTCGACAACCGAGATGGAAGGAAGAGGATTCTGACAAATACCGACCCTCCTACAACAAAAGTCCTCAGTCCATGAGTCCCGTCTTGCTATCCCTGAGACATTTTGATAAG aATGCCCCAGTTGACGAGTGTGTGCTGGCAGCAATGCGTTGGGGCCTGGTTCCCTCCTGGTTCAAAGAAAGTGACCCAAGAAAGGTGCAATACAATACCAACAACTGCCGCAGTGATACATTGCTAGAGAAGAAGTCGTACAAG GATCCCCTGTTGAAAGGGCAGCGGTGTGTAATTCTGGCCGATGGCTTTTACGAATggagaagacaggagaaagACAAGCAGCCGTTCTTTATAtattttccacaggtacacaagCAGGAAAAAACCGAGGAGCAGGAGGCCCTTCAAAAGGAAAATACACTGTGCTCTCTAGAG GAAGACAAGGAAGAGTGGACAGGGTGGAAGGTTCTAACCATTGCTGGGTTGTTTGACTGCTGGATGCCCCCAGGTGGTGGAGATCCGCTCTACACCTACACTGTCATCACTGTAGATGCATCCCCTAACCTGCAATGCATTCATGACCG GATGCCTGCTATtttggatggagaggaggagattagAAAATGGCTGGATTATGGTGAGGTGAAGTCATTAGAAGCCCTTCACCTGCTTCAGTCTAAAAACACTTTGACCTATCATTGTGTCTCATCATTGGTGAACAACTCACGCAACAACTCTCCTGAGTGCCTGAAACCTGTGGATCCTCAGATTAAGAAG TTTTCCTTTGAAACCTATACAACGATTCTAGGAGCCCACAGCCAGCAGTAA
- the hmces gene encoding abasic site processing protein HMCES isoform X1 yields MCGRTACTLAPDEVCRASRYRDRAGQRRQPRWKEEDSDKYRPSYNKSPQSMSPVLLSLRHFDKNAPVDECVLAAMRWGLVPSWFKESDPRKVQYNTNNCRSDTLLEKKSYKDPLLKGQRCVILADGFYEWRRQEKDKQPFFIYFPQVHKQEKTEEQEALQKENTLCSLEEDKEEWTGWKVLTIAGLFDCWMPPGGGDPLYTYTVITVDASPNLQCIHDRMPAILDGEEEIRKWLDYGEVKSLEALHLLQSKNTLTYHCVSSLVNNSRNNSPECLKPVDPQIKKEPTASSKMMMSWLKGSKSSKRKEPDSEETKEEEHMGAHNLPIKTSPEKKTKPAGSLQQWLQGAGKKPRTN; encoded by the exons ATGTGCGGAAGGACCGCATGCACCCTAGCGCCAGACGAAGTTTGCCGTGCCTCTCGCTACCGAGACCGAGCGGGGCAACGTCGACAACCGAGATGGAAGGAAGAGGATTCTGACAAATACCGACCCTCCTACAACAAAAGTCCTCAGTCCATGAGTCCCGTCTTGCTATCCCTGAGACATTTTGATAAG aATGCCCCAGTTGACGAGTGTGTGCTGGCAGCAATGCGTTGGGGCCTGGTTCCCTCCTGGTTCAAAGAAAGTGACCCAAGAAAGGTGCAATACAATACCAACAACTGCCGCAGTGATACATTGCTAGAGAAGAAGTCGTACAAG GATCCCCTGTTGAAAGGGCAGCGGTGTGTAATTCTGGCCGATGGCTTTTACGAATggagaagacaggagaaagACAAGCAGCCGTTCTTTATAtattttccacaggtacacaagCAGGAAAAAACCGAGGAGCAGGAGGCCCTTCAAAAGGAAAATACACTGTGCTCTCTAGAG GAAGACAAGGAAGAGTGGACAGGGTGGAAGGTTCTAACCATTGCTGGGTTGTTTGACTGCTGGATGCCCCCAGGTGGTGGAGATCCGCTCTACACCTACACTGTCATCACTGTAGATGCATCCCCTAACCTGCAATGCATTCATGACCG GATGCCTGCTATtttggatggagaggaggagattagAAAATGGCTGGATTATGGTGAGGTGAAGTCATTAGAAGCCCTTCACCTGCTTCAGTCTAAAAACACTTTGACCTATCATTGTGTCTCATCATTGGTGAACAACTCACGCAACAACTCTCCTGAGTGCCTGAAACCTGTGGATCCTCAGATTAAGAAG GAGCCCACAGCCAGCAGTAAAATGATGATGAGCTGGCTGAAGGGTAGCAAATCCTCCAAGAGGAAGGAGCCAGACTCTGAGGAGACCAAAGAGGAGGAGCATATGGGAGCTCATAACCTCCCTATAAAGACCAGTCCAGAGAAGAAGACCAAGCCTGCAGGGTCCCTCCAGCAGTGGCTGCAGGGAGCTGGCAAGAAGCCACGGACTAACTGA
- the LOC124471732 gene encoding hyaluronidase-2-like, with translation MVMGVALYPFSALVGLLPWLLLAILAPWNVLLAEELKPTRWPLFSQKPVLLAWNAPTEDCGPRHGVYFPLEQFQIVASPNEGFVRQNLTIFYKDRLGLYPYYNVDGIPVNGGLPQAASLTEHHEKMPEGVQKYIRETGAKGLAVIDWEEWRPMWIRNWDVKDVYRNRSRQLVAQKNPDWLPEQVGRVGQQEFELSARRFMLETLRLAKSLRPNQLWGFYLFPDCYNHDYRSGLQNYTGRCPDVEMGRNDQLTWLWTESTALFPSVYLSTMLRSTTFGRQFVRNRVKEGMRLASVGDGLARPVFVYTRPTYSNEPTQLSETDLVSTIGESVALGAAGVIFWGDSTYTKSRASCSSLNEYLGGPLGRYLLNVSTAAGLCSQKLCGYHGRCLRKHSDSDVYLHLNPSSHTISSKGSSLRVTGQLGPEELALYRTHFQCQCYSGYRGEGCVQKEQGQNGASPILTVWSLTLIIPLGLLTLLH, from the exons ATGGTCATGGGTGTTGCATTATACCCTTTTTCAGCCCTGGTTGGCCTGCTGCCCTGGTTGCTTCTGGCTATACTCGCCCCTTGGAATGTCCTCCTTGCTGAAGAGCTAAAGCCAACTAGATGGCCACTATTTTCCCAAAAGCCTGTGCTCCTTGCATGGAATGCACCAACAGAGGATTGTGGCCCACGGCATGGTGTTTATTTCCCATTGGAACAGTTCCAGATTGTCGCCTCACCTAATGAGGGGTTTGTTCGGCAGAATCTCACAATCTTTTATAAAGACCGTCTGGGGTTATATCCTTATTATAATGTAGATGGCATTCCAGTGAATGGAGGCCTACCGCAGGCAGCCAGCCTCACAGAGCATCATGAAAAGATGCCTGAAGGTGTGCAAAAATACATACGTGAGACAGGCGCCAAAGGACTTGCTGTCATTGACTGGGAGGAATGGCGTCCTATGTGGATTCGTAATTGGGATGTGAAGGACGTGTACAGAAACAGATCTCGTCAACTGGTTGCACAGAAAAACCCAGACTGGCTCCCTGAGCAGGTGGGCAGAGTGGGTCAGCAAGAGTTTGAGCTGTCAGCCCGTAGGTTTATGCTGGAGACCTTACGACTAGCCAAAAGCCTACGGCCCAACCAGCTGTGGGGGTTCTACCTCTTCCCAGACTGCTACAACCATGATTACAGGAGTGGTCTACAGAACTACACTGGTCGCTGTCCTGACGTGGAGATGGGCCGCAATGACCAACTTACCTGGCTGTGGACTGAAAGCACAGCCCTTTTCCCGTCTGTATACCTGAGTACTATGCTGCGCTCCACCACTTTTGGACGTCAGTTTGTCCGCAATagggtgaaggaggggatgCGCCTAGCATCTGTGGGAGATGGATTGGCACGTCCTGTCTTTGTCTACACCCGGCCCACATATTCCAATGAGCCGACACAACTAAGTGAG ACAGACTTGGTGTCCACTATTGGTGAGAGTGTTGCACTAGGAGCAGCTGGGGTGATCTTCTGGGGAGACTCCACATATACCAAAAGTAGG GCCAGCTGCTCTAGCCTCAATGAGTACTTGGGGGGTCCGCTGGGTCGGTACCTGCTCAATGTTTCCACAGCAGCAGGACTCTGTAGTCAGAAGCTGTGTGGTTACCATGGCCGCTGTCTACGCAAACACTCAGACAGCGATGTGTACCTGCACCTTAACCCCTCATCCCACACCATCAGCAGCAAGGGCAGCAGCCTGAGAGTCACAGGCCAACTTGGGCCGGAGGAGCTGGCACTTTACCGTACCCACTTTCAGTGTCAGTGCTACAGTGGGTACAGGGGCGAAGGCTGTGTTCAGAAAGAGCAGGGCCAGAATGGAGCTTCACCCATCCTAACTGTCTGGTCCCTAACTCTAATAATACCATTGGGACTCCTCACGCTGCTACACTGA
- the LOC124471734 gene encoding ras-related protein rab7 isoform X1, with amino-acid sequence MTSRKKVLLKVIILGDSGVGKTSLMNQYVNKKFSNQYKATIGADFLTKEVMVDDRLVTMQIWDTAGQERFQSLGVAFYRGADCCVLVFDVTAPNTFKTLDSWRDEFLIQASPRDPENFPFVVLGNKIDLENRQVTTKRAQAWCQSKNNIPYFETSAKEAINVEQAFQTIARNALKQETEVELYNEFPEPIKLDRNERAKPSAETCSC; translated from the exons ATGACATCTAGGAAGAAAGTCCTTCTTAAAGTCATCATCCTCGGAGACTCTGG AGTTGGTAAGACCTCATTGATGAACCAGTATGTAAATAAGAAGTTCAGTAACCAGTACAAAGCCACAATAGGAGCTGATTTCCTCACGAAAGAAGTGATGGTGGATGACAGACTTGTCACAATGCAG ATCTGGGATACAGCAGGGCAGGAGAGGTTCCAGTCACTGGGTGTGGCGTTCTACCGTGGGGCCGACTGCTGTGTGCTGGTGTTTGATGTGACGGCTCCCAATACCTTCAAGACCTTAGACAGCTGGAGAGATGAGTTCCTGATCCAGGCCAGTCCCAGAGACCCAGAGAACTTCCCCTTTGTGGTACTAGGCAACAAAATCGACCTGGAGAATAGACAG GTAACAACCAAACGAGCACAGGCCTGGTGTCAGAGCAAGAACAACATCCCTTACTTTGAGACCAGTGCCAAAGAGGCCATCAATGTGGAACAAGCTTTTCAGACTATTGCGCGTAACGCTCTGAAACAG GAAACTGAAGTGGAATTGTATAATGAGTTTCCTGAACCAATTAAGCTGGACAGGAACGAGCGAGCCAAGCCGTCTGCCGAGACCTGCAGCTGCTGA